Proteins from a single region of Trichomycterus rosablanca isolate fTriRos1 chromosome 16, fTriRos1.hap1, whole genome shotgun sequence:
- the rab38c gene encoding ras-related protein Rab-38, with amino-acid sequence MQQEHLFKVLVIGDLGVGKTSIIKRYVHQIFSQHYRATIGVDFALKVLTWDNQTVIRLQLWDIAGQERYGNMTRVYYREAVGALIAFDVTRSSTFDAVLKWKDDLDTKVTLSNGKPVPAVLLANKSDQSKDGLCSNLPKLDTFCKENGFVGWFETSAKENTNIEAAVKCLVEQILVHEESTISDSDPDTVTLSGNNNTKDRTQTTCSACSK; translated from the exons atgcagcaggaacatttatttaaagttctTGTGATTGGGGATCTGGGTGTTGGAAAAACATCCATCATTAAGCGTTATGTTCATCAGATCTTTTCTCAGCATTACCGCGCTACTATTGGAGTGGATTTTGCTCTGAAAGTGTTAACCTGGGACAATCAGACAGTGATCAGACTGCAGTTATGGGATATTGCTG GTCAGGAGCGCTATGGCAACATGACACGGGTGTACTATCGTGAGGCTGTGGGAGCTCTGATTGCTTTTGACGTGACCAGATCATCCACTTTTGATGCGGTACTGAAATGGAAAGATGATCTGGATACAAAGGTGACTCTCAGCAATGGCAAACCAGTGCCAGCTGTTCTGTTGGCCAATAAGTCTGACCAGTCGAAGGATGGCCTGTGTTCCAACCTTCCCAAGCTGGACACATTTTGCAAAGAAAATGGATTTGTGGGCTGGTTTGAAACATCTGCCAAG GAGAACACCAACATCGAAGCAGCAGTCAAATGTCTGGTTGAACAAATACTGGTACATGAAGAAAGTACAATCAGTGACTCAGATCCAGACACAGTGACCCTGTCTGGCAATAATAATACCAAGGATCGCACCCAAACCACGTGCTCTGCATgctccaaataa